GTTTCGCAGCTGTACTGACTCTTTTGTCCATCCTCCGTACCTAAAAAAGCAATACAACAAATTTTAGCATCTTTCCGTATAATCCCAGTTTCGCAGCTCTTTTTCTCGCTTCTGTCTAATGCTTGGACAtcttggttgtggttgattttGACGACTGTTGTTTTCtgttatgaaatgaatgaaagtGTTTTTggccaacaacaacaacaaccaaaaaaaaaaagaacactaaAAGAACCACATGCTAAGGATGAAGGGATAGTAGCCCCCAACTTTGAGCCAGAAGAGGCAGACACTGAACCAGAGAGAAGAAACAGTAAATAGTAACTCTTACTTTGGCTTGAATCTTTATGCCAGCTTGCTTGTCAAAGAATCATAGCCTAGTAAAAGTAGAATACTCAAATCTAGAGCTAACAGGAAATGTAAAACGCACACAGATAATCGCTTCCTAATTCAAGAGTTCTTAGTTCAGTATAGGAGAAGAAACAGCGTAAGATAATAAAGCAAATAACTCTTAAACCATTAAGATTCATTGTTGAgtaatctttaaaaataataataagggtcACTCCTACTTCAATAGGAGAGTAGAATTTGCTGATACTCATACAGCTACTCTTAGAATTGAGATTAGCATCTAGATAAAATTCCGCATCAATTAACCAAAACCTGAACATTGTGATTACAACTGATAAACGAACATTTAACTACCTCAACTTAGAAATCACAACATATGGTATAAGATACCTAAAGGAATAAAGCTACAAAAATAACAAGTACAATATCAAAAAGACAACAAGGACAAAATGTTACAGGTGAACCTAATAGAACTTAGACAGATAATCATGTTAGCTCCGCTTGCTCAGATTCCATTCACATGCATAGAAATGGTTGAGCTAGATAAACACAATGCCTACACAGGATCGAAGAAGTCCATTTACCTTGATATCAGTACCAGTGTATAGATATAGTCCGTTTGCTCAAATCTTCATGCATTTGGTTCTGCTACTAATTTGTTCAACACTCTACCACGTTGAAGGCAGAAATAGATTTAACTCAAATTAGGGTACTATTATTATTAGTACTAACTGCTCAGGTTTCTGACTTTTCAGTATGTGCTTGTAAAGCATGATGCTGCTGACAGACCAAGATGACACATCAGAGAAACTAACCTCTTCGCCAGAGACACATACAACAGAAGCAGGTCGATCTGAGTCATGTCCGTCAGCAATTAGTGCCGCCGTCTTTCAAGTAAGACGTGAACTCAATATTATAATAAGACGGCCATTTCCAACAAACGAATGAGCAGATCATATGAGTTGACGACAGAAGAGTTTcctttttcaaaaagaaaaatttccaGAACAAGATAACAAAGAAAAGCACGAACACTGGCTCTTAAATGCTGCAAACTTCTACCTGCAACAGTAGGGTACTCTTTCCGACGCCAGGATCACCACCAATCAAAACCAATAAACCTGTAAACAAGGAAATTTAGACACACTTGGCATAATTTTCATTAAGAACTCAATATATTACATTGAAGCAATTATACAGATGCATTTGGATCACATCACAatatattgttttcttttttagaaGCAATAAAATCAAAATTGATCAATAGAGAAAGATTATAAACATGGACGAACCAGGAACAAGGCCACTGCCAAGCACCCTAGCAACTTCAGTTCCAAAGGGTCCAAGCCTACATATCAACCATACATATGTGCCCGAGTACAATGTTGTTAAATCTTAATAAGATTCGGAAAAGGAATAACCAAACTAACAGTGGAATCCGATAATTCATCTTCTCAATCCCACTCAAAACATCAATCAATCCAACTGTTTTCACGTCCCCTGCATCCTTTGGTAGCCAAGAACGCTCTACAGACATTGGCCAAGAAGCTGCACCCATGTTATCTAATTTGGGAGTAAGGGACAACTAGTTAACTGTTACtgcattttaaaatgaaattcgaaaagagtgaagaaaaagtTATGTGGCATAAGGTTGTTTGGTATCTACTTCTTATACCAGAACAATCTTTTCTCTAACTTTGATGgctattatgaata
The genomic region above belongs to Gossypium hirsutum isolate 1008001.06 chromosome D05, Gossypium_hirsutum_v2.1, whole genome shotgun sequence and contains:
- the LOC107906130 gene encoding DNA repair protein RadA isoform X1, yielding MEDEVARFGQILYRDNMGAASWPMSVERSWLPKDAGDVKTVGLIDVLSGIEKMNYRIPLLGPFGTEVARVLGSGLVPGLLVLIGGDPGVGKSTLLLQTAALIADGHDSDRPASVVCVSGEEVRRMDKRVSTAAKLGYKDCIVPMSAGQLLIWGTGDYWLQSSINSEKHRNIIGLKKTCIISSSSVCI
- the LOC107906130 gene encoding uncharacterized protein isoform X2, coding for MEDEVARFGQILYRERSWLPKDAGDVKTVGLIDVLSGIEKMNYRIPLLGPFGTEVARVLGSGLVPGLLVLIGGDPGVGKSTLLLQTAALIADGHDSDRPASVVCVSGEEVRRMDKRVSTAAKLGYKDCIVPMSAGQLLIWGTGDYWLQSSINSEKHRNIIGLKKTCIISSSSVCI
- the LOC107906130 gene encoding DNA repair protein RadA isoform X3; its protein translation is MEDEVARFGQILYRDNMGAASWPMSVERSWLPKDAGDVKTVGLIDVLSGIEKMNYRIPLLGPFGTEVARVLGSGLVPGLLVLIGGDPGVGKSTLLLQTAALIADGHDSDRPASVVCVSGEESVEQISSRTKCMKI